The following proteins come from a genomic window of Achromobacter sp. AONIH1:
- a CDS encoding ABC transporter permease — MTSATTPRHESAPAPQDPLRLDRRAAIARRVRVTLWQVLILAVILGAWETLTRIPWFTQNTLFDPFFISQPSRVAVRLWEWLQPGPRSVWPHLWLTLQATLIGLAVGVGSGFLVGMTLSRSRFLADVFNPYIVAFNSMPRIAFVPLITMFFGLGLASKVVTSWFVVFFLVFFNTYKGGRSVERELVDFCRTLGGSPRQILWRVRVPTAAAWTFAALPNAISFALIGVVLAEFVGSTTGMGYLMITALATLNATDMFAAVTLLSLVGIALVYCVTWLERRLLHWAPEFRE; from the coding sequence ATGACTTCCGCGACGACTCCCCGCCATGAATCCGCCCCCGCGCCGCAGGACCCGCTGCGTCTGGACCGCCGCGCGGCCATCGCCCGCCGCGTCCGCGTCACGCTGTGGCAGGTGCTGATCCTGGCCGTGATCCTGGGCGCCTGGGAGACACTGACGCGCATTCCCTGGTTCACGCAGAACACCCTGTTCGATCCCTTCTTCATCAGCCAGCCCTCGCGCGTGGCCGTGCGCCTGTGGGAATGGCTGCAGCCCGGCCCACGCTCGGTCTGGCCGCATCTGTGGCTGACGCTGCAGGCCACGCTGATCGGGCTGGCGGTGGGCGTGGGCAGCGGCTTCCTGGTGGGCATGACGCTCAGCCGCAGCCGCTTCCTGGCCGATGTGTTCAATCCTTACATCGTGGCCTTCAACTCCATGCCGCGCATCGCCTTCGTGCCGCTCATCACCATGTTCTTCGGGCTCGGGCTGGCGTCCAAGGTGGTCACGTCCTGGTTCGTGGTGTTCTTCCTGGTGTTCTTCAACACCTACAAGGGCGGGCGCAGCGTGGAGCGCGAGCTGGTGGACTTCTGCCGCACGCTGGGCGGCTCGCCGCGCCAGATCCTGTGGCGCGTGCGCGTGCCCACCGCCGCAGCCTGGACCTTCGCCGCGCTGCCCAACGCCATCAGCTTCGCGCTGATCGGCGTGGTGCTGGCCGAGTTCGTCGGCTCCACCACCGGCATGGGCTACCTGATGATCACCGCGCTGGCCACGCTCAACGCCACCGACATGTTCGCCGCGGTCACGCTGCTGTCGCTGGTGGGGATCGCGCTGGTGTATTGCGTGACGTGGCTGGAGCGGCGGCTGCTGCACTGGGCCCCGGAATTCCGCGAATGA
- a CDS encoding ABC transporter ATP-binding protein, with protein sequence MIELDRVGKAYPARQGVTHAVGEVSLTIGAGEFVSIVGPSGCGKSTLLNMIAGFLPPTAGEIRVDGQRVNGQVPPRLGYIFQKDTLLPWFSVRKNVALGLKFQGVAPDRIASRVAELLELGHLADFADAYPHQLSGGMRRRVALLMSLAVEPRILLLDEPFGALDTHTKTHLHRELIEIWRTLGQTIVMVTHDLDEAITLSDRVVVLSGPPSRVLLDERIAIPHPRDVFTLRETPQFTAHVQSLWSVLGQQFRAAA encoded by the coding sequence ATGATCGAGCTGGACCGGGTCGGCAAGGCGTACCCCGCGCGCCAGGGCGTCACGCATGCGGTGGGCGAGGTCAGCCTGACCATCGGCGCGGGCGAGTTCGTGTCCATCGTCGGCCCCTCGGGCTGCGGCAAGAGCACGCTGCTGAACATGATCGCGGGCTTCCTGCCGCCCACCGCCGGCGAGATCCGCGTGGACGGCCAGCGGGTCAACGGCCAGGTGCCGCCCAGACTGGGCTATATCTTCCAGAAGGACACGCTGCTGCCCTGGTTCAGCGTCCGGAAGAACGTGGCCCTGGGACTGAAGTTCCAGGGCGTGGCGCCCGACCGGATCGCCAGCCGCGTGGCCGAGCTGCTGGAGCTGGGCCATCTGGCGGACTTCGCCGACGCCTATCCGCACCAGCTCTCTGGCGGCATGCGGCGGCGCGTGGCGCTGTTGATGAGCCTGGCGGTGGAGCCGCGCATCCTGCTGCTGGACGAGCCCTTCGGCGCGCTGGACACGCACACCAAGACGCACCTGCACCGCGAGCTGATCGAGATCTGGCGCACGCTGGGCCAGACCATCGTGATGGTGACGCACGACCTGGACGAGGCCATCACGCTGTCGGACCGCGTCGTGGTGCTGTCCGGACCGCCCAGCCGCGTACTGCTGGACGAGCGCATCGCCATCCCGCATCCACGCGACGTGTTCACGCTGCGCGAGACGCCGCAGTTCACCGCCCACGTGCAAAGCCTGTGGAGCGTGCTGGGCCAGCAGTTCCGCGCCGCCGCCTGA
- a CDS encoding ABC transporter substrate-binding protein, with the protein MTASPRSPARRRILTAAGALAGLSLIEGRVALAQPKLGRVVYGQGSIDPFFAAGYVALKRGYFGEAGLEVEYLNSQSGPRTNQLLAAGQIVFGATAATAAPALTLAGKPATLVFGFDRKLTYANVIVRREDYDSGKIKSLKDLAGKRVGATQPQSSTWLMALYLMQKAGVADKVDIRPLGDLATMLGALKTGSVSASMATMSMMEQARQEGWGVPIFDATTEASWNEFMGGDVPGIAALTLADTIQKRPETVQAFVGALVKAQDFISAHDAAAITEAIYDDYLSAFPKSAIEKTLGVYKQTVFLSDNLITEDAYQRMSAIMGDGRQFSNDELKTVPYSRCVDMSFVRRARGL; encoded by the coding sequence ATGACCGCAAGCCCCCGCTCCCCCGCCCGCCGCCGCATCCTGACCGCCGCCGGCGCGCTGGCCGGCCTCAGCCTGATCGAGGGCCGCGTGGCGCTGGCCCAGCCCAAGCTGGGGCGCGTGGTCTACGGGCAGGGCAGCATCGACCCCTTCTTCGCGGCCGGCTATGTGGCGCTCAAGCGCGGCTATTTCGGCGAGGCCGGGCTGGAGGTCGAGTACCTGAATTCCCAGAGCGGCCCGCGCACCAATCAGCTGCTGGCCGCCGGCCAGATCGTGTTCGGCGCCACCGCCGCCACCGCCGCGCCCGCGCTGACGCTGGCCGGCAAGCCGGCCACGCTGGTGTTCGGCTTCGACCGCAAGCTGACCTACGCCAACGTGATCGTGCGGCGCGAGGACTACGACAGCGGCAAGATCAAGTCGCTGAAAGACCTGGCCGGCAAGCGCGTGGGCGCGACCCAGCCGCAGTCCAGCACCTGGCTGATGGCGCTGTACCTGATGCAGAAGGCCGGCGTGGCCGACAAGGTGGACATCCGCCCGCTGGGCGACCTGGCCACCATGCTGGGCGCGCTCAAGACCGGCTCGGTCTCGGCCAGCATGGCCACCATGTCGATGATGGAGCAGGCCCGCCAGGAGGGCTGGGGCGTGCCGATCTTCGACGCCACCACCGAGGCCTCGTGGAACGAGTTCATGGGCGGCGACGTGCCCGGCATCGCCGCGCTGACGCTGGCCGACACCATCCAAAAACGCCCCGAAACGGTGCAGGCCTTCGTCGGCGCGCTGGTCAAGGCGCAGGATTTCATCAGCGCCCATGACGCCGCCGCCATCACCGAGGCGATCTACGACGACTATCTCAGCGCCTTCCCCAAGAGCGCCATCGAGAAAACGCTGGGCGTCTACAAGCAGACCGTGTTCCTGTCGGACAACCTCATCACCGAGGACGCCTACCAGCGCATGAGCGCCATCATGGGCGACGGCCGCCAGTTCTCGAACGACGAGCTCAAGACCGTGCCGTACTCGCGCTGCGTGGACATGAGCTTCGTGCGCCGCGCCCGGGGCCTGTAA
- a CDS encoding DNA topoisomerase III, whose product MNKTLIIAEKPSVALDISRALGGFAREGDYFESERYVLASSIGHLLSLVAPNDPVKGKWSFTHLPVIPPEFELGPTDKKSAERLKLLVRLAKRKDVDAIINACDAGREGELIFRYIIQYAGVKKPIQRLWLQSMTQAAIRDAFANLRDDVQLKPLEAAARSRAEADWLVGINGTRAMTAFNSKDGGFFKTPVGRVQTPTLAIVAEREERIRAFVPRDYWEVRAQFVAAAGLYEGRWIDPDFKKDERDPEKRESRLWSQAAAQSVVAACREQPGSVTEESKPSTQMSPALYDLTSLQREANGRFGFSAKTTLALAQTLYERHKALTYPRTDSRYLPEDYLNTVKETMRALAQGGSNAVGGLARHAGTVVGEGWVKPNRRIFDNKKVSDHFAIIPTLQIPHDLSEAEGKLYDLVLKRFLAVFFPAAEYRVTTRMTEVQGHRFRTDGKVLVAPGWLAVYGKEAQGEDANLVPVADGETVRTEDVEAVGLTTKPPARYNEGTLLSAMEGAGKLVDDEELREAMSERGLGTPATRAAIIEGLLNESYLRREGRDLVPTAKARQLMTLLSGLDVTELTSPELTGEWEHKLKQIEQGGLGREAFMREIAQMTQVIVKRAKEYERDTVPGDYATLRTPCPKCGAVVKENYRRFACTSCDFSIGKHPGGRTFELPEVEELLAKREIGPLQGFISKMGRPFAAILRISDENKLEFDFGQNDEDDAEAVDFSGHTPVGACPKCSSRVFEHGMSYVCEKSVGPARTCDFRSGKVILQQEISREQMEKLLTEGRTGLLDGFVSSRTNRKFKAFLVRQPDGKIGFEFEPRPEKPGRAPAKTASKTAATKTATKTATKTAAKKAPAKKAAVKKTATKTAAKKTAKKTAA is encoded by the coding sequence ATGAATAAAACGCTGATTATTGCCGAGAAGCCCTCGGTGGCCCTTGATATATCACGCGCCTTGGGAGGCTTCGCGCGCGAGGGCGACTATTTTGAAAGCGAACGTTACGTACTGGCTTCCAGCATCGGCCATTTGCTGAGCCTGGTCGCGCCCAACGATCCTGTCAAAGGGAAGTGGAGCTTCACGCACCTGCCCGTCATTCCGCCTGAATTCGAGCTGGGCCCCACGGACAAGAAATCAGCCGAACGCCTGAAACTGCTGGTCCGCCTGGCCAAGCGCAAGGACGTGGACGCCATCATCAACGCCTGTGACGCCGGGCGCGAGGGCGAACTGATCTTCCGCTACATCATTCAGTATGCCGGCGTGAAGAAGCCGATCCAGCGCCTGTGGCTGCAGTCCATGACCCAGGCCGCGATCCGCGACGCCTTCGCCAACCTGCGCGACGACGTCCAGCTCAAGCCGCTGGAAGCGGCCGCGCGCTCGCGCGCCGAGGCCGACTGGCTGGTCGGCATCAACGGCACGCGCGCCATGACCGCCTTCAACAGCAAGGACGGCGGCTTCTTCAAGACCCCGGTCGGCCGGGTGCAGACGCCCACGCTGGCCATCGTGGCCGAGCGCGAGGAACGCATCCGCGCCTTCGTGCCGCGCGACTACTGGGAGGTGCGCGCCCAGTTCGTGGCCGCCGCCGGCCTGTACGAAGGCCGCTGGATCGACCCGGACTTCAAGAAGGACGAGCGCGACCCGGAAAAGCGCGAATCGCGCCTGTGGTCGCAAGCCGCCGCCCAGAGCGTGGTGGCGGCCTGCCGCGAACAGCCCGGCAGCGTGACCGAGGAATCCAAGCCCTCGACCCAGATGTCGCCGGCCCTGTACGACCTGACCTCGCTGCAGCGCGAGGCCAACGGCCGCTTCGGCTTCTCGGCCAAGACCACGCTGGCGCTGGCCCAGACCCTGTACGAACGCCACAAGGCGCTAACCTACCCGCGTACCGACTCGCGCTACCTGCCCGAGGACTACCTGAACACGGTCAAGGAAACCATGCGCGCGCTGGCGCAGGGCGGCTCGAACGCCGTCGGCGGCCTGGCGCGCCATGCCGGCACCGTGGTCGGCGAGGGCTGGGTCAAGCCCAACCGCCGCATCTTCGACAACAAGAAGGTGTCGGACCACTTTGCCATCATCCCCACGCTGCAGATCCCGCATGACCTGAGCGAGGCCGAGGGCAAGCTGTACGACCTGGTGCTCAAGCGCTTCCTGGCGGTGTTCTTCCCCGCCGCCGAATACCGCGTCACCACCCGCATGACCGAGGTGCAGGGCCATCGCTTCCGCACCGACGGCAAGGTGCTGGTCGCCCCCGGCTGGCTGGCCGTCTACGGCAAGGAAGCCCAGGGCGAGGACGCCAACCTGGTGCCGGTGGCCGACGGCGAGACCGTGCGCACCGAGGACGTCGAAGCCGTGGGCCTGACCACCAAGCCGCCCGCGCGCTACAACGAAGGCACGCTGCTGTCGGCCATGGAAGGCGCGGGCAAGCTGGTCGACGACGAAGAGCTGCGCGAAGCCATGTCCGAGCGCGGCCTGGGCACGCCGGCTACGCGCGCGGCCATCATCGAAGGCCTGCTCAACGAAAGCTACCTGCGCCGCGAAGGCCGCGACCTGGTGCCCACCGCCAAGGCGCGCCAGCTGATGACGCTGCTGTCCGGCCTGGACGTGACCGAACTGACCTCGCCCGAACTCACCGGCGAATGGGAGCACAAGCTCAAGCAGATCGAGCAGGGCGGCCTGGGCCGCGAGGCCTTCATGCGCGAGATCGCGCAGATGACGCAGGTCATCGTCAAGCGCGCCAAGGAATACGAGCGCGACACCGTGCCGGGCGACTACGCCACGCTGCGCACGCCCTGCCCGAAGTGCGGCGCCGTGGTCAAGGAAAACTACCGGCGCTTTGCCTGCACCAGCTGCGATTTCTCGATCGGCAAACACCCGGGCGGGCGCACCTTCGAACTGCCGGAAGTCGAGGAACTGCTGGCCAAGCGCGAGATCGGCCCGCTGCAAGGCTTCATCAGCAAGATGGGCCGGCCCTTCGCCGCCATCCTGCGCATCAGCGACGAGAACAAGCTGGAATTCGACTTCGGCCAGAACGACGAGGACGACGCCGAAGCCGTGGACTTCTCCGGCCACACGCCGGTCGGCGCCTGCCCCAAGTGCTCGTCGCGCGTCTTCGAGCACGGCATGAGCTACGTCTGCGAGAAGTCCGTGGGTCCGGCCAGGACCTGCGATTTCCGTTCCGGCAAGGTCATCCTGCAGCAGGAAATCTCGCGCGAGCAGATGGAAAAGCTGCTGACCGAAGGCCGCACCGGCCTGCTCGACGGTTTCGTCTCCAGCCGCACCAACCGCAAGTTCAAGGCCTTCCTGGTGCGCCAGCCCGACGGCAAGATCGGCTTCGAGTTCGAGCCCCGTCCTGAAAAGCCGGGCCGCGCGCCGGCCAAGACGGCCAGCAAGACGGCGGCGACCAAGACCGCCACCAAGACGGCCACGAAAACGGCCGCCAAGAAAGCCCCCGCCAAGAAGGCGGCGGTGAAGAAAACCGCGACCAAGACCGCCGCCAAGAAAACGGCCAAGAAGACCGCGGCCTGA
- a CDS encoding GDYXXLXY domain-containing protein: MQVGTERQAGSELHAWRQFLARSTLWLGVLLLGSAAICWVAANWQDMSKVQRFAGAQTLLAVCALAAAWAGLRLRTAAGARGAIPGALLALAGILLGALLALLGQTYQTGADTWELFAWWAVLLLPWALAAASQAVWLLWTLVVNVAMVLWLGERVFSWWGLLGATYLPALIVAGLNLAMLAGWELAARRWRASTLVGPRLLAALAIGALVMSTMYTDLFIGRSYGSTTGSIAWLVVTLVLGFYYQKVRRDLVILAMLAAGVICVSLRVVGEWLLRLEPGAWAALPLAALLMAEAVWAARWLRGLAAEGKTAAPAADAEPASASAGNPVDPAPAGEPVAQVTPPATPAADAPWYVQCLLGLSAWLATLLLLLFIGLSQIVNTQEGALVAGLVLCAAGVAVLRSEAGPFWRQCGTAMAFAGELLVIFGISDSTSFTNACLFVLALAVAVYVLGTDLILRFLSGLLIAGAAAGLIWRGLSPALVDENLFDALWRFDSARAAFLWLPIAVTGAWGAAVAFSLSRRDASPRARALAPLAWAFLLSVQCMVWLAGGISAQQLPAMWAVNPRSAVLVVAGALLPAAAALSVLWPRRRVLTAGLLWGVPLALLILALFWLPSPGVGFALAWLLLGFGLGLRSLTVFGVGSLLVYLGVYYYQLEVPLLQKAVWLGGGALLLFFLRVMVWLVPRLMRTREDGPRAILPPVSAVLRWRTVGVLGGLALVLAVANGSIWQREQLLGSGRVVILELAPVDPRSLMQGDYMALNFAASRDVTRLRKDGSRDPALTQDEVLNYEPDGYLVLAQDERGVGKVLRIQPGTQPRADGEVPLRYRVRDNSVRIVTNAYFFPEGQAKRYEVARFGELRVGENGEALLVRMLGADLQPL; the protein is encoded by the coding sequence ATGCAAGTCGGCACTGAAAGGCAAGCGGGATCCGAACTGCACGCTTGGCGTCAATTCCTGGCGCGAAGCACCCTCTGGCTGGGCGTTTTGCTGCTGGGCAGCGCGGCCATTTGCTGGGTCGCGGCCAATTGGCAGGACATGAGCAAGGTCCAGCGATTCGCCGGCGCCCAGACCCTGTTGGCCGTCTGCGCGCTGGCCGCCGCCTGGGCCGGATTGCGCCTGCGGACCGCCGCCGGCGCGCGCGGCGCCATCCCCGGCGCCCTGCTGGCGCTGGCCGGCATCCTGCTGGGCGCCCTGCTCGCGTTGCTGGGCCAAACATACCAGACCGGCGCCGATACCTGGGAACTGTTCGCCTGGTGGGCCGTGCTGCTGCTGCCCTGGGCGCTGGCCGCGGCCAGCCAGGCGGTCTGGCTGCTATGGACCCTGGTCGTCAACGTGGCCATGGTCCTGTGGCTGGGCGAGCGGGTCTTCAGCTGGTGGGGACTCCTGGGCGCGACGTACCTGCCCGCCCTGATCGTGGCCGGCCTGAACCTGGCGATGCTGGCGGGCTGGGAACTGGCCGCGCGCCGCTGGCGCGCCAGCACCCTGGTCGGTCCGCGCCTGCTGGCCGCGCTGGCCATCGGCGCGCTGGTGATGTCGACGATGTACACCGACCTCTTCATCGGCCGCAGCTACGGCAGCACGACCGGCAGCATCGCCTGGCTGGTGGTCACGCTGGTCCTGGGTTTCTATTATCAGAAGGTGCGCCGCGACTTGGTCATCCTGGCCATGCTGGCCGCCGGCGTGATCTGCGTCTCCCTGCGGGTCGTGGGGGAATGGCTGCTGCGGCTCGAGCCCGGCGCCTGGGCGGCGCTGCCCCTGGCCGCGCTGCTCATGGCCGAGGCGGTCTGGGCCGCGCGCTGGCTGCGCGGGCTGGCCGCCGAGGGCAAGACGGCCGCGCCGGCGGCCGATGCCGAGCCCGCCAGCGCCTCGGCCGGCAATCCCGTGGACCCGGCCCCGGCCGGCGAGCCGGTGGCCCAGGTCACTCCGCCCGCGACGCCCGCCGCCGATGCGCCCTGGTACGTGCAATGCCTGCTGGGCCTGAGCGCCTGGCTGGCGACACTGCTGCTGCTGCTGTTCATCGGCTTGTCCCAGATCGTCAACACGCAGGAAGGCGCGCTGGTCGCCGGGCTGGTGCTGTGCGCGGCCGGCGTGGCCGTGCTGCGCAGCGAGGCCGGTCCGTTCTGGCGGCAGTGCGGCACGGCGATGGCCTTTGCCGGCGAGCTGCTGGTCATTTTCGGAATATCAGACTCCACGTCATTCACCAACGCCTGCCTGTTCGTGCTGGCCCTGGCCGTGGCGGTGTACGTGCTGGGTACCGATCTCATCCTGCGCTTCCTCAGCGGCCTGCTGATCGCGGGCGCCGCCGCCGGGCTGATCTGGCGCGGCCTGTCGCCCGCGCTGGTGGACGAGAACCTGTTCGACGCCCTGTGGCGCTTCGATTCCGCGCGCGCCGCCTTCCTGTGGCTGCCCATCGCCGTGACCGGCGCCTGGGGCGCAGCGGTGGCCTTCAGTCTGAGCCGTCGCGATGCCAGCCCGCGCGCCCGCGCGCTGGCGCCGCTGGCCTGGGCCTTCCTGCTGTCGGTGCAGTGCATGGTGTGGCTGGCCGGCGGCATTTCCGCCCAGCAGCTGCCGGCCATGTGGGCGGTCAACCCGCGTTCGGCCGTGCTGGTGGTTGCCGGCGCCTTGCTGCCGGCCGCCGCGGCGCTGTCCGTGCTGTGGCCGCGCCGCCGCGTGCTGACGGCCGGCCTGCTGTGGGGCGTGCCGCTGGCCCTGCTGATCCTGGCGCTGTTCTGGCTGCCCAGCCCCGGCGTGGGCTTCGCGCTGGCCTGGCTGCTGCTGGGCTTCGGCCTGGGCCTGCGCAGCCTGACCGTGTTCGGCGTGGGCAGCCTGCTGGTCTACCTGGGCGTCTATTACTACCAGCTGGAAGTGCCGCTGCTGCAGAAGGCTGTCTGGCTGGGCGGCGGCGCCCTGCTGCTGTTCTTCCTGCGCGTCATGGTGTGGCTGGTGCCGCGCCTGATGCGCACCCGCGAGGATGGCCCGCGCGCCATCCTGCCGCCGGTCTCGGCCGTGCTGCGCTGGCGCACGGTGGGCGTGCTGGGCGGGCTGGCCCTGGTGCTGGCGGTGGCCAATGGCAGCATCTGGCAGCGCGAGCAGCTGCTGGGCAGCGGCCGCGTCGTGATCCTGGAGCTGGCGCCGGTGGACCCGCGTTCGCTGATGCAGGGCGACTACATGGCGCTGAACTTCGCCGCCAGTCGCGACGTCACGCGGCTGCGCAAGGACGGCTCGCGCGACCCGGCCCTGACCCAGGACGAGGTACTCAACTACGAGCCGGACGGCTACCTGGTGCTGGCGCAGGACGAGCGCGGCGTGGGCAAGGTCCTGCGCATCCAGCCCGGCACCCAGCCGCGCGCCGATGGCGAGGTGCCGCTGCGCTACCGCGTGCGCGACAACAGCGTGCGCATCGTCACCAATGCGTATTTCTTCCCCGAGGGCCAGGCCAAGCGCTATGAAGTCGCGCGGTTCGGCGAACTGCGCGTGGGCGAGAACGGCGAGGCGCTGCTGGTGCGGATGCTGGGGGCGGACTTGCAGCCGCTATAA
- the gluQRS gene encoding tRNA glutamyl-Q(34) synthetase GluQRS yields MTYVGRFAPSPSGPLHAGSLVAALASWLDARASAGRWLLRIEDVDTPRTVPGAAECIMAQLRALGLDWDGEIMWQSRRGDAYQAAFDALAARGLIYGCGCTRREIADSALRGQTAPGADGERPYPGTCRHGLPPGREARAWRLRMPDGVERFEDRWLGPQEQDVARAVGDIALRRADGLWAYQLAVVVDDAAQGVTDVVRGADLLSSTARQRMLGRLLDLPLPRYMHVPLILDADSGLKLSKQNGAPAIDTNAPLAALQDAWRALGFETLDGAADPAGFLARATAQWARRFPPPGG; encoded by the coding sequence GTGACCTACGTCGGCCGCTTCGCCCCCAGCCCCAGCGGCCCGCTGCACGCGGGCTCGCTCGTGGCCGCGCTGGCCAGCTGGCTGGACGCGCGCGCCAGCGCCGGACGCTGGCTGCTGCGGATCGAGGACGTGGACACGCCACGCACCGTGCCGGGCGCCGCCGAATGCATCATGGCGCAGCTGCGGGCGCTGGGCCTGGACTGGGACGGCGAGATCATGTGGCAGTCGCGGCGCGGCGATGCCTACCAGGCGGCCTTTGACGCGCTGGCCGCGCGCGGGCTGATCTACGGCTGCGGCTGCACCCGGCGCGAGATCGCCGACTCGGCGCTGCGCGGCCAGACCGCGCCCGGCGCCGACGGCGAGCGGCCCTATCCAGGCACCTGCCGCCACGGCCTGCCGCCAGGCCGCGAGGCGCGCGCCTGGCGCCTGCGCATGCCGGACGGCGTGGAACGCTTCGAGGACCGCTGGCTGGGGCCGCAGGAGCAGGACGTGGCGCGGGCGGTGGGCGACATCGCCCTGCGCCGCGCCGACGGGCTGTGGGCCTATCAATTGGCGGTGGTGGTGGACGACGCCGCCCAGGGCGTCACCGACGTGGTGCGCGGCGCCGACCTGCTCAGCTCCACGGCGCGCCAGCGCATGCTGGGACGGCTGCTGGACCTGCCGCTGCCGCGCTACATGCACGTGCCGCTGATCCTGGACGCCGACAGCGGCCTGAAACTGTCCAAGCAGAACGGCGCGCCGGCCATCGACACGAACGCTCCGCTGGCCGCGCTACAGGACGCCTGGCGCGCGCTGGGCTTCGAGACCCTCGACGGCGCGGCCGACCCGGCGGGTTTCCTGGCGCGGGCCACGGCGCAATGGGCGCGCCGCTTTCCGCCTCCGGGCGGCTGA
- a CDS encoding DUF494 family protein, with product MFDILVYLFENYYTPQACPAADVLAKRLAAAGFEHEDIDDALGWLYGLAETTERCVDLAQVPNTGTRIYTDNEYQQLGSESIGFIAFLESAGVLPAPLREIVIDRGLASPETPVPLDKIKIIALMVLWSQEAEIDNLVLEELLDDEGVRRLH from the coding sequence ATGTTCGATATCCTGGTTTATCTGTTCGAGAACTACTACACGCCGCAAGCCTGTCCCGCGGCCGACGTCCTGGCAAAGCGGCTCGCCGCGGCCGGCTTCGAGCATGAAGACATCGACGACGCCCTCGGCTGGCTGTACGGCCTGGCCGAGACCACCGAACGCTGCGTCGATCTCGCCCAGGTGCCCAACACCGGCACCCGGATCTACACCGACAATGAATACCAGCAGCTCGGCTCCGAATCCATCGGCTTCATTGCCTTCCTGGAATCGGCCGGCGTGCTGCCCGCGCCACTGCGCGAAATCGTCATCGACCGTGGCCTGGCGTCGCCCGAAACCCCGGTGCCGCTGGACAAGATCAAGATCATCGCCCTCATGGTGCTCTGGAGCCAGGAAGCCGAGATCGACAATCTGGTCCTGGAAGAGCTGCTGGACGACGAGGGCGTGCGGCGCCTGCACTGA
- a CDS encoding type II toxin-antitoxin system RelE/ParE family toxin encodes MTRTFKRRDFARWQAREKLADAALCKAVQEMESGLVDANLGGGLYKQRVARCGAGKRGGYRTLLSARIGKRHIFLHGFPKRDKANITREETQALQFAGKVFLELSADALATALSLGVLLEVPCEQDH; translated from the coding sequence ATGACGCGTACTTTCAAACGCAGGGATTTTGCGCGCTGGCAGGCACGCGAGAAATTGGCCGACGCCGCGTTGTGCAAGGCGGTTCAGGAGATGGAGAGCGGCTTGGTCGATGCGAATCTGGGCGGTGGTCTCTACAAGCAGCGGGTCGCCCGCTGCGGCGCAGGCAAGCGCGGCGGCTATCGAACCCTGCTGTCGGCCCGGATCGGCAAGCGCCACATATTCCTGCACGGGTTTCCCAAGCGCGACAAGGCGAACATCACAAGGGAAGAAACGCAGGCGTTGCAATTCGCGGGCAAGGTGTTCCTGGAGCTGTCCGCCGATGCGCTTGCGACTGCCCTGAGCCTGGGCGTGCTACTGGAGGTACCTTGTGAGCAAGATCATTGA
- a CDS encoding DNA-binding transcriptional regulator, whose translation MSKIIESLRGDLAALHEAGAISKVTMRQFDAICPAPVREFEAADIKRLRDSLKFSQPVFALHLHTTASTVRKWEQGETRPAGPALKLLNVIADKGLQAIL comes from the coding sequence GTGAGCAAGATCATTGAATCCCTGCGTGGCGACCTGGCTGCGCTGCACGAAGCGGGCGCGATCAGCAAGGTGACGATGCGTCAGTTCGACGCGATCTGTCCAGCGCCGGTGCGGGAATTCGAGGCGGCCGACATCAAGCGCCTGCGCGACTCCCTGAAGTTCAGCCAGCCAGTGTTCGCGCTGCATTTGCACACCACCGCTTCGACAGTGCGCAAGTGGGAGCAGGGCGAAACCCGCCCTGCCGGCCCCGCGCTCAAGCTGCTCAATGTCATCGCGGACAAGGGGCTGCAGGCTATTCTCTGA